The following nucleotide sequence is from Candidatus Cloacimonadota bacterium.
GGAATAATACATATCAGCAGGAATATTATAATCAACTGTTCCTCCGCCGTTTACTGTTCCATACAATCCACGATGCGGAATAACATTCGTATCTCCGGCTAATAGAACAAACCTGATGGAAGAGCTGGTGTATTTCTCGATCAGAAAATTTCTAATTTTTTCTTGAAGATCATTTCCGGTTTGCTCGGCTTGAATATCTTCGATCGTAAAAATTTCTGTGTATAATCCACGATTATGATAAATATTTATCAAATCCTCCCACATATCTATTTTAGATTGTTCCGCAATTATCAAATAATCTATTACATCATCTCTATCCTGATTCAGATTATAGGAATTCATCTGTTGCGGATTATTGACATTATTAGCAACAAAGTTGACAATAAAATCTTCATTATGTAAAAACTTTGTCGCTTCTGTAGCTTCCCGATCCGGTTTCGTAGTTATCTCGATTTCCATCCTTTGATAATACCAGATTTCTTTAGTAGAAGGATTATATTCGATGGGAGTTATTGCCGTAAAACCCATACTGAAGCCTGATAGATAGTGCGTTGATAGAGCATTATAACATTTTTCAGGATAGATACTATTTTGCGAATAGATCGCTGGATCCGGTTTTACAAAGCCAGGAATTTCATTTGCTGATAAAGCTATTTGCTTCTGCATCGGAGCAAGAGTAACATCGTCTGCAATTTTAATACGATCATACTTCCGAACATTTATAGAAGCAGCTTTTTCTCCTTGAGGAAGAAGCAGTTTAATTCCGAGATAAGGAAGAGAAGGTTCTCCAAGGTTTCCAAGTTGTTTAGTATTTTCGAAATTAACTACACTAAAATTTTCAAGATAATTAAGTTTTGGATGCTCAAATTCATAATTAAGATTTACAACCGAAGAGAAAATGAATAGATTCATCACAAATAGCACGATGATCATTATTTTTGATTTCATTTAAAAATCCTCCTTATTAAAATATAATTGTATTCAAGCAAGAACCATTCCAGAAACTGCGATAAATATTTATGATTTTTTTAATGTTTTTTTAGTCCTTTTTGATAAAAATTTTAATGAATATGAAATCAAAGGATGATAACTGTTAACTTGTTGTTATATATTTTTTTATAAATATTTATCGTAGTTTATGGAATCTCATCAAATCATTCATAACTACTAATATTATAAGTAGTTATGATTATCCAGCAGAGAAAAAACAAAGGATTTTTTATAAAAAAAATTGCTGCTTTTCCTTTAAAAATGCAGGTTTACTGATTTTTTTGTTGACAGGATTTACGCTAAAAAAAAACACTAAACCACCATGAAAGGTAAAAAAAAAGGAGGGAGTCAAATGAACAGACAAGAATTAATTCTTAAAATCGCAGGCGATGCAGGAATTACCAAAAAAGCTGCTAATGTTGCTTTAAATTCTTTTGTTGATGGTGTTACCACAACTTTAGAAAAAGGAGATAAAGTATCTTTAGTAGGTTTTGGAACTTTTAAAGTTGTAAACAGAAAAGCAAGAACAGGTGTTAATCCACAAACAAAAGCCAAAATCAAGATCGCAGCCAGGACAGTTCCTGTATTTAAAGCTGGGAAAAAACTTAAAGACGCAGTTAAGTAATTTACACAAATCCTTTTGAAAGCAAGAGTTTAACAGCTCTTGCTTTCTTTTTATCGGAAACACAAATTCAAAGAAGAGGAAAGTATGAAATTTTCAATAGATAAACAGGATTTATTGAATAATATTCAGCATTTATATAATATCGTTCCCAGTAAGAATACCATGCCGATTCTGACAAATTACTTATTGGAAGCTGATGATCAGAATAATTTATTAAAATTTACAGCTACTGATCTGGAAATTACAGTTGTTGTCGAATTTGAAGCAAATGTCTCTGAACCGGGAAAAGCTGCGGTCTCTGCTAAGAATTTTAATGAGATCATTAATTCTTTACCAGAAGCAAT
It contains:
- a CDS encoding HU family DNA-binding protein, coding for MNRQELILKIAGDAGITKKAANVALNSFVDGVTTTLEKGDKVSLVGFGTFKVVNRKARTGVNPQTKAKIKIAARTVPVFKAGKKLKDAVK